The following coding sequences lie in one Prochlorococcus marinus XMU1412 genomic window:
- a CDS encoding NAD(P)H dehydrogenase subunit NdhS — MELSTKPILPGSFVVVKDNNSIYRGYKGFVQRVTKKRAAVLFEGGNWDKLITFKLTNLEIV; from the coding sequence ATGGAATTATCTACTAAACCCATACTCCCTGGATCTTTTGTTGTTGTAAAAGACAATAATTCTATCTATAGAGGATATAAAGGGTTTGTACAGAGAGTTACAAAAAAAAGAGCAGCTGTTCTTTTTGAAGGAGGTAACTGGGATAAACTCATAACTTTTAAGCTAACTAATTTAGAAATAGTATAA
- a CDS encoding amidohydrolase yields the protein MNRDQLHKKIDSFNDELINLRRHIHEHPELSGLENQTAILISGFLKDIGWNVRESIGRTGVIADFGPLDKGIIGLRVDMDALPIFEETKLSFSSKVDGVMHACGHDLHISIGLGVAKILKDLKLNFGTRIIFQPAEEIASGARWMIKDGATNGLTHIFGVHVYPDLSVGTIGIKEGSLTAAAGELNVEIKGKSGHGARPHEGVDAIWAASKVISGIQESITRKLDPLDPVVITFGKINGGNAFNVLAEKVNLIGTVRCTNRKVFMNLGNWLNENITSLANSCGAEAKVIFREITPAVNNNPEMNRVLRDSGIKVLGQENVIELQKPSLGAEDFAEFLNEIPGAMFRLGVSSSNGCAPLHSSKFDPDERAIAVGIKVITESIVKLNNEIINTIGK from the coding sequence ATGAATAGAGATCAGTTACATAAAAAAATTGATTCGTTTAATGATGAACTAATTAACTTAAGAAGACATATCCATGAACATCCGGAATTAAGTGGACTTGAAAATCAAACAGCGATCTTGATCAGTGGTTTTTTAAAAGATATTGGTTGGAATGTTAGAGAATCTATAGGTAGGACTGGAGTTATAGCTGATTTTGGCCCTTTAGATAAAGGTATTATAGGTTTAAGAGTGGATATGGATGCATTGCCAATATTTGAGGAAACTAAATTAAGTTTTTCTTCAAAAGTAGATGGTGTTATGCATGCCTGTGGTCACGATTTGCATATCTCGATTGGATTGGGTGTCGCAAAAATTCTTAAGGATTTAAAACTAAATTTTGGGACTCGGATAATTTTTCAGCCTGCTGAAGAAATTGCGAGTGGAGCTAGATGGATGATTAAGGATGGTGCAACTAATGGTTTAACCCATATTTTTGGAGTTCATGTCTACCCCGATTTATCCGTAGGGACTATTGGCATTAAAGAGGGAAGTTTAACTGCAGCTGCTGGAGAACTTAATGTTGAGATTAAAGGAAAATCAGGCCATGGTGCTCGACCTCATGAAGGAGTTGATGCTATTTGGGCTGCCTCAAAAGTTATCTCGGGAATTCAAGAATCAATAACACGGAAGTTAGACCCTCTAGATCCAGTAGTAATAACTTTTGGGAAAATAAATGGTGGCAATGCATTCAATGTTCTCGCAGAAAAGGTTAATTTAATTGGTACTGTTAGATGCACTAATCGTAAAGTATTTATGAATCTTGGTAATTGGCTCAATGAAAATATCACTTCTTTAGCTAATAGTTGCGGAGCTGAAGCAAAAGTTATATTTAGAGAAATCACTCCGGCAGTTAATAATAATCCTGAAATGAATAGAGTCCTCAGAGATTCGGGAATTAAGGTTTTGGGTCAAGAAAATGTAATCGAATTACAAAAACCATCATTAGGAGCTGAGGATTTCGCTGAATTCTTAAATGAAATTCCTGGAGCTATGTTTAGGCTTGGGGTTTCTAGTTCCAATGGATGTGCTCCTCTTCATAGTTCTAAATTTGATCCGGATGAAAGAGCTATTGCTGTTGGAATTAAAGTGATAACAGAATCCATAGTAAAATTAAATAATGAAATAATTAATACTATTGGCAAATGA
- a CDS encoding ribonuclease III family protein: MTNIINAKRINQITTFLKSLNIKSKRFSEIIRTQNISIIQDFNQAFIHSSKDKILNYEKLEFFGDAVLRLAASNFIEKKYPQMSVGERSELRAQIVSDEWLTKLGEKIDIEKLIIKGPKALGDENSKNTIIGEATEALIGAVYKCFNSIREVNLWLDDIWEEDSEIFLKAPYKYKSKTVLQEWCQSKGFDLPIYKIIEISKKNGDPKRFSCDIFIEGLKESSAFGKSHKHAETNAARVLIEKFITIGKI; the protein is encoded by the coding sequence ATGACAAATATAATTAACGCAAAAAGGATTAATCAAATAACTACTTTTTTAAAGTCTCTAAATATTAAATCAAAAAGATTTTCTGAAATAATTAGAACTCAAAATATTTCAATTATTCAAGATTTTAATCAAGCATTTATCCACTCCTCGAAGGACAAAATATTAAATTATGAAAAACTAGAATTTTTCGGAGATGCAGTCCTCAGATTAGCGGCTTCTAATTTTATTGAAAAAAAATATCCTCAAATGAGTGTAGGAGAAAGATCAGAGCTAAGAGCACAAATTGTAAGTGATGAATGGTTAACTAAATTAGGGGAAAAAATTGATATAGAAAAATTAATAATTAAAGGACCTAAGGCTCTTGGTGATGAAAATTCAAAAAATACTATTATTGGTGAAGCTACAGAAGCTTTAATCGGTGCTGTTTACAAGTGCTTTAATTCAATTCGGGAAGTCAATCTTTGGTTAGATGATATTTGGGAGGAAGATTCAGAAATATTTTTAAAAGCTCCTTATAAATACAAATCTAAAACAGTATTGCAAGAGTGGTGTCAAAGTAAAGGTTTTGATTTGCCAATCTATAAAATAATTGAAATCTCAAAGAAAAATGGGGACCCTAAAAGATTTTCTTGCGATATATTTATCGAAGGATTAAAAGAATCATCTGCATTCGGCAAGTCCCATAAACATGCAGAAACAAATGCAGCTAGAGTTTTGATAGAAAAATTTATTACTATAGGTAAAATCTAA
- the fabF gene encoding beta-ketoacyl-ACP synthase II, translating into MPNFHRVVITGIGAVTPIGNNIDEYLVGLQRGTNGVSDITLFDPEQHPCKFAAEVKNLQSENFIEPKESKRWDRFSQFGVIAAKQAFNDSGLEITEANASRIGVIIGSGVGGLLTMESQAQILSHKGPKRVSPFTVPMMIPNMATGLAAIALGAKGPSSSVSTACAAGSNAIGDSFRLLQLGKADAMICGGAEASITPLGVAGFASAKALSSRNESPQTASRPFDAERDGFVIGEGSGILVLETLENAQKRDARIYAEIVGYGTTCDAHHITAPSPGGIGGAEAIKLAIEDACLSLEKVDYINAHGTSTSANDKNETSAIKSIFRDRSYLIPVSSTKSMTGHLLGGSGGIEAVACILSLTHNFIPPTINYVNRDPECDLDYVPNNAREAQIGVALSNSFGFGGHNVCLAFSKMN; encoded by the coding sequence ATGCCAAATTTCCATCGAGTAGTTATTACTGGTATCGGAGCAGTAACGCCAATTGGTAATAACATTGATGAATATTTAGTCGGTCTTCAAAGAGGTACTAATGGGGTTTCAGATATTACTCTCTTTGATCCCGAACAACATCCCTGCAAATTTGCTGCAGAAGTAAAAAATCTTCAATCTGAAAATTTTATTGAACCTAAAGAATCCAAAAGATGGGATCGCTTTTCCCAGTTTGGAGTTATTGCTGCAAAGCAAGCCTTTAATGATTCTGGCCTTGAAATTACCGAAGCTAATGCATCAAGAATTGGAGTAATTATTGGTTCAGGTGTTGGAGGCTTACTAACTATGGAAAGTCAAGCTCAAATATTGAGTCATAAAGGGCCTAAAAGAGTAAGTCCATTTACAGTCCCAATGATGATTCCAAATATGGCCACTGGATTGGCTGCAATCGCTTTAGGTGCAAAAGGACCAAGTTCCTCTGTATCCACCGCTTGCGCTGCCGGTTCAAATGCAATTGGTGATTCTTTTAGATTACTCCAACTTGGAAAAGCAGATGCAATGATCTGTGGGGGAGCAGAAGCAAGTATTACGCCTCTCGGGGTAGCTGGTTTTGCCAGTGCCAAAGCTCTTTCTTCCAGAAATGAAAGCCCTCAAACTGCTAGCAGACCTTTTGATGCAGAAAGAGATGGATTTGTTATTGGAGAGGGATCTGGAATTCTTGTTTTAGAAACTTTAGAAAATGCACAAAAAAGGGATGCGAGAATTTATGCAGAAATAGTTGGTTATGGAACAACATGTGATGCCCATCATATAACTGCTCCATCTCCAGGCGGGATTGGTGGCGCCGAAGCTATCAAATTAGCGATTGAAGACGCTTGTCTTAGCCTTGAAAAAGTTGATTACATAAATGCTCATGGAACAAGTACATCAGCTAATGATAAAAATGAAACTTCTGCAATTAAATCTATTTTTAGAGACAGATCTTACCTCATTCCTGTAAGCTCTACTAAGTCGATGACAGGTCATCTCCTAGGAGGCTCAGGAGGTATAGAAGCTGTAGCTTGTATACTTTCTTTGACACATAATTTTATCCCTCCTACAATTAACTACGTCAATCGAGATCCTGAATGTGATCTTGATTATGTACCAAATAATGCAAGAGAAGCTCAAATAGGAGTAGCTCTTTCAAATTCTTTCGGCTTTGGTGGTCACAATGTTTGCCTTGCTTTCAGCAAAATGAATTGA
- the glmS gene encoding glutamine--fructose-6-phosphate transaminase (isomerizing) gives MCGIVAVTGYKKALPLLINGLEKLEYRGYDSAGIAIINSETNCITCNKAEGKLKNLISNLNNHNISGTVGIGHTRWATHGKPEVKNAHPHTDSSGNIAVVQNGIIENFQDLKNKLEEEGIIFNSDTDTEVIPHLIQRELNTLSKLNLENNGSTLLVAVRNVLSDLEGSYALAVLWSGAPTSLVVARRQAPLIIGLGEGEFICASDTPAIANFTNIILPMEDEEIALLTPLGIEIYDSSNERQYRNPVSLKVSEQIMDKMNFKHYMLKEIYDQPQTAKNWLENYLIKNSENGQYQINYPFDTEFFESIERIEIIACGTSKHAAMVGSFLLEQFSGVPTNVFYASEFRYSPPPLLPNTLTIGVTQSGETADTIAAIDMEIKRRSSIENKKFKPNLIAITNRKESSIGRQVSNIIDICAGIEVGVAATKTFFAQLLSFYGLAIKFAQIKGNQSPDEIGKLINELIKLPPLLEDLLEKHNKSSEKLAHDFFNIKDVIFLGRGINYPIALEGALKLKEISYIHAAGYPAGEMKHGPIALLDKKVPVISIASPGEVFDKVISNAQEAKARDSYLIGIAPECNGTEIFDYLMKVPSSNEWLSPLLNILPLQLLSYHIAAHRGLDVDQPRNLAKSVTVE, from the coding sequence ATGTGTGGAATAGTTGCTGTAACTGGATATAAAAAAGCATTACCATTATTAATTAATGGTTTAGAAAAACTTGAATATAGAGGTTATGATTCTGCAGGTATTGCAATAATCAATTCCGAAACAAATTGCATTACTTGTAACAAAGCAGAAGGAAAACTCAAGAATTTAATAAGTAATCTTAATAATCATAATATTTCTGGAACTGTGGGTATAGGACATACCAGATGGGCAACTCATGGAAAGCCTGAGGTTAAAAATGCACATCCTCATACCGATAGTTCAGGAAATATAGCAGTTGTTCAAAATGGCATTATTGAAAATTTCCAAGATTTAAAAAATAAATTAGAGGAAGAGGGCATTATTTTTAATTCTGATACAGATACCGAGGTAATTCCCCATCTAATTCAAAGAGAGTTAAATACATTAAGTAAACTTAATCTTGAGAATAATGGGTCAACATTATTAGTAGCTGTGAGAAATGTATTATCGGATTTAGAAGGATCTTATGCTTTAGCAGTTTTATGGTCTGGTGCTCCAACCTCTTTGGTAGTTGCAAGAAGACAAGCTCCCTTGATTATTGGTTTGGGTGAAGGAGAATTTATTTGTGCTAGTGATACTCCAGCCATTGCAAACTTTACCAATATTATTTTGCCTATGGAAGATGAAGAAATAGCTTTGTTGACCCCTCTTGGAATTGAAATATATGACTCAAGCAACGAGAGACAATATAGAAATCCAGTTTCTTTAAAAGTCTCAGAGCAAATAATGGATAAGATGAATTTCAAACACTACATGTTGAAAGAGATATATGATCAGCCACAGACTGCAAAAAACTGGTTGGAAAATTATTTAATTAAGAACTCAGAAAATGGTCAATATCAAATCAACTATCCATTTGATACAGAGTTTTTTGAATCAATAGAAAGAATTGAAATTATTGCTTGTGGTACAAGTAAACATGCAGCAATGGTGGGCAGCTTTTTATTAGAACAATTTTCAGGTGTCCCTACAAATGTCTTTTATGCAAGCGAATTTCGATATTCACCACCACCACTATTGCCAAATACATTAACTATTGGAGTCACACAATCCGGAGAAACTGCTGATACAATTGCAGCTATTGATATGGAAATTAAAAGACGTTCTTCAATTGAGAATAAAAAATTTAAACCCAATCTTATTGCGATAACAAATAGAAAAGAGAGTTCTATAGGAAGGCAGGTCTCAAATATAATTGATATCTGTGCAGGAATAGAAGTTGGAGTTGCAGCGACAAAAACTTTTTTTGCTCAATTACTTTCTTTTTATGGATTAGCTATAAAATTTGCTCAAATTAAAGGCAATCAAAGTCCTGATGAAATAGGTAAATTAATAAACGAACTTATAAAACTTCCGCCATTACTGGAAGATCTCTTAGAGAAACATAATAAATCTTCAGAAAAGCTAGCACATGACTTTTTTAATATTAAAGATGTTATTTTTTTAGGAAGAGGAATAAATTATCCTATTGCCCTTGAAGGCGCGTTAAAACTTAAAGAAATTAGTTATATTCATGCAGCTGGATATCCTGCTGGTGAAATGAAACATGGTCCAATAGCTTTATTAGATAAAAAAGTACCTGTAATTTCGATTGCCTCCCCTGGTGAGGTTTTTGATAAAGTTATCAGTAATGCTCAAGAAGCAAAAGCTAGAGATTCATATTTAATTGGGATTGCTCCAGAATGTAATGGAACTGAAATCTTTGATTATTTGATGAAAGTTCCTTCCTCTAATGAATGGCTTTCACCTTTACTTAATATATTGCCTTTACAATTATTGAGTTATCATATTGCAGCTCATAGGGGACTTGACGTGGATCAACCAAGAAATTTAGCTAAAAGTGTAACTGTTGAATAA
- the tkt gene encoding transketolase encodes MVAASVSLESLCVNSIRMLAVDAVNKSNSGHPGLPMGCAPMGYALWQNILNHNPNNPKWFNRDRFVLSAGHGCMLLYSLLHLTGYKSVSIEDIKEFRQWGSKTPGHPETFETEGVEVTAGPLGAGISNAVGLAIAETHLAAKFNKPDCNIVDHYTYVIMGDGCNQEGIASEACSLAGHLKLGKLIALYDDNQITIDGRTDVSFTEDVLKRYEAYGWHVQHVEDGNHDVKGITEAIEKAKLITDKPSIIKISTTIGYGSPNKSDTAGIHGAAVGEEEAALTREFLNWEYPPFEIPDEVYTHFRKSINKGENLEQEWDSKFEEYQKKYPSEGAELKRMLEGQLPENWDSDLPSYSPNDKGLATRKHSQICLGALGPNLPELIGGSADLTHSNYTDIKGETGSFQPHSPEKRYLHFGVREHAMAAVLNGIAYHNSGLIPYGGTFLVFADYMRGSMRLSALSELGVIYVLTHDSIGVGEDGPTHQPIETIPSLRAMPNMLVFRPGDGNETSGAYKLAIQNRKRPSALCLSRQGMPNQENTSIDKVALGGYVVSDCEGTPDLIFIGTGSELNLCIEASKELSSLGKKIRVVSMPCVELFEEQEESYKESVLPSSVKKRVVVEAAHSFGWHKYTGFDGICITMDRFGASAPGGECMKNFGFTVENVVNKTKEIL; translated from the coding sequence ATGGTCGCTGCATCTGTTTCATTAGAATCACTTTGTGTAAATAGTATAAGAATGCTTGCTGTAGATGCAGTAAATAAATCTAATAGTGGACATCCTGGATTGCCAATGGGATGTGCTCCTATGGGTTATGCATTATGGCAAAACATACTTAATCACAACCCTAATAACCCAAAATGGTTCAATAGAGACCGTTTTGTATTATCAGCTGGTCATGGCTGTATGCTGTTATATTCCTTGCTTCATTTAACAGGATATAAATCAGTTTCCATAGAAGATATTAAAGAATTTAGGCAATGGGGATCAAAAACTCCTGGACATCCAGAAACATTCGAAACTGAAGGTGTTGAAGTTACAGCTGGGCCTCTTGGAGCAGGAATTTCAAATGCAGTTGGTTTAGCAATAGCTGAAACACACTTAGCAGCTAAATTTAATAAGCCTGATTGCAATATTGTTGATCACTATACTTACGTAATAATGGGAGATGGCTGTAATCAAGAAGGTATTGCATCAGAGGCTTGCTCATTAGCTGGTCATCTTAAGCTTGGAAAATTAATTGCACTCTATGACGATAATCAAATTACAATTGATGGACGAACCGATGTTTCTTTTACTGAAGATGTCTTAAAAAGATACGAAGCTTATGGATGGCATGTACAACATGTTGAAGATGGGAATCATGATGTTAAAGGAATCACCGAAGCTATCGAAAAAGCGAAATTAATTACAGACAAGCCTTCAATTATAAAAATTTCTACAACCATAGGTTACGGTTCTCCAAATAAATCAGATACTGCTGGAATTCATGGAGCAGCTGTCGGAGAAGAAGAAGCTGCATTAACTAGAGAGTTTCTAAACTGGGAATATCCTCCTTTTGAAATACCCGATGAAGTATATACGCATTTTAGAAAATCAATAAACAAAGGTGAAAATTTAGAGCAAGAATGGGATTCTAAATTTGAAGAATATCAAAAAAAATATCCCTCTGAAGGAGCCGAATTAAAAAGAATGTTAGAGGGTCAATTACCTGAGAATTGGGACTCAGACCTCCCCTCTTATTCGCCTAATGATAAAGGTTTAGCCACAAGAAAGCATTCACAAATATGTTTGGGTGCTCTAGGTCCTAACCTACCTGAATTAATTGGCGGATCAGCAGATTTAACTCACTCTAATTACACAGATATAAAAGGAGAAACTGGATCATTCCAGCCACATAGCCCTGAAAAAAGATATTTACATTTTGGTGTACGAGAGCATGCAATGGCAGCTGTACTTAATGGTATTGCCTATCACAATAGTGGTCTTATCCCTTATGGTGGAACCTTCCTTGTTTTCGCCGATTATATGAGGGGCTCAATGAGGCTTTCAGCACTTAGCGAATTAGGAGTAATCTATGTCTTAACACATGATTCAATTGGTGTAGGAGAAGATGGGCCAACACATCAACCTATTGAGACTATCCCTTCTCTTCGCGCAATGCCTAACATGCTAGTTTTCAGACCTGGAGATGGCAACGAGACGAGTGGAGCTTACAAGCTTGCTATTCAAAATCGAAAAAGACCTTCTGCACTTTGTTTAAGTAGACAAGGCATGCCAAATCAAGAAAATACTTCGATAGACAAAGTTGCTCTAGGAGGATATGTAGTTTCCGATTGTGAAGGAACACCAGACTTAATATTTATTGGTACTGGAAGCGAACTGAATCTTTGCATTGAAGCAAGTAAGGAACTTTCAAGCTTGGGTAAAAAAATTAGAGTTGTCTCTATGCCTTGTGTAGAACTTTTTGAAGAGCAAGAAGAATCTTATAAAGAAAGTGTTTTACCTAGTAGTGTGAAAAAGAGAGTTGTAGTAGAAGCCGCTCATTCATTTGGTTGGCATAAATATACAGGTTTTGATGGTATTTGTATCACTATGGATAGGTTTGGTGCATCAGCACCAGGTGGAGAATGTATGAAAAATTTTGGATTTACAGTCGAAAACGTAGTTAATAAGACTAAGGAAATTCTATAA
- the thiC gene encoding phosphomethylpyrimidine synthase ThiC, with translation MRSSWIKPRLGKDNVTQMNFARNGYITEEMDFVAKKENLPSSLIMEEVARGRLIIPANINHLNLEPMSIGIASRCKVNANIGASPNASDINEEVEKLKLAVKYGADTVMDLSTGGVNLDEVRQAIIQESPVPIGTVPVYQALESVHGSIDRLTEDDFLHIIEKHCQQGVDYQTIHAGLLIEHLPKVKGRITGIVSRGGGILAQWMLHHFKQNPLYTRFDDICEIFKKYDCTFSLGDSLRPGCLHDASDDAQLAELKTLGELTRRAWEHNVQVMVEGPGHVPMDQIEFNVRKQMEECSEAPFYVLGPLVTDISPGYDHISSAIGAAMAGWYGTSMLCYVTPKEHLGLPNAEDVREGLIAYKIAAHAADIARHRAGARDRDDELSHARYNFDWNKQFELSLDPERAKQYHDETLPEEIFKKAEFCSMCGPKHCPMNSKISDESLDQLKDKLEECNTSV, from the coding sequence ATGAGAAGTTCTTGGATTAAGCCTCGCCTTGGGAAAGACAATGTAACTCAGATGAACTTTGCGAGAAATGGCTATATCACTGAAGAAATGGATTTTGTTGCTAAAAAAGAGAATCTTCCTTCTTCTTTAATAATGGAAGAAGTGGCAAGAGGAAGATTAATTATTCCAGCTAATATTAATCATTTGAATCTTGAGCCAATGTCTATAGGTATTGCTTCAAGATGCAAAGTTAATGCCAATATTGGTGCTTCCCCTAACGCAAGTGATATCAATGAAGAAGTAGAAAAGCTCAAACTTGCTGTTAAATATGGTGCTGATACGGTTATGGATCTTTCTACGGGAGGAGTAAATTTAGATGAAGTCCGACAAGCAATTATTCAAGAATCTCCTGTTCCCATAGGAACTGTTCCTGTTTATCAAGCTTTAGAAAGTGTTCATGGTTCAATAGATAGACTAACAGAAGACGATTTTCTTCATATTATTGAAAAACATTGTCAGCAGGGCGTAGATTATCAAACTATTCATGCTGGTCTATTAATAGAGCATTTGCCAAAAGTTAAAGGAAGAATTACTGGAATTGTCAGTAGAGGGGGAGGTATTTTAGCCCAATGGATGTTACATCATTTTAAACAAAATCCCCTCTATACAAGGTTTGATGATATCTGTGAGATTTTCAAGAAATATGATTGTACTTTTTCTCTCGGAGATTCACTTAGGCCTGGATGTTTGCATGATGCTTCTGATGATGCTCAGCTAGCTGAATTGAAGACCTTAGGCGAGCTTACTCGAAGAGCATGGGAACATAATGTTCAAGTAATGGTTGAAGGTCCTGGTCATGTCCCTATGGATCAAATTGAGTTTAATGTGAGAAAGCAAATGGAAGAATGTTCAGAAGCCCCTTTCTATGTACTTGGACCATTAGTAACAGATATTTCTCCTGGTTATGACCATATATCAAGTGCTATTGGGGCGGCAATGGCGGGGTGGTATGGAACTTCTATGCTATGTTATGTAACCCCAAAAGAACATCTAGGCCTTCCAAATGCAGAAGATGTACGAGAAGGATTAATTGCTTATAAAATAGCTGCTCACGCTGCTGATATAGCAAGACATAGAGCTGGAGCTCGTGATCGAGATGATGAACTTAGTCATGCAAGGTATAACTTTGATTGGAATAAACAATTCGAACTTTCTTTAGATCCGGAAAGGGCAAAGCAGTACCATGATGAAACATTGCCTGAAGAGATCTTTAAAAAGGCTGAGTTTTGTTCAATGTGTGGCCCAAAACATTGTCCAATGAATTCAAAGATTTCAGATGAATCACTAGATCAACTAAAAGATAAACTTGAAGAATGTAATACTTCAGTGTAG
- the rimM gene encoding ribosome maturation factor RimM (Essential for efficient processing of 16S rRNA) yields MINKNEWLTVGLITSSHGINGQVKVKSLSDFEERFLKPGTRWLQKENELPSKIELLSGFKQPGKETFIVKFQGINTRTHAEQLKKFKILVKADTLPKLKKEEFHLLELVNLEVKTLENDELKKIGKVINLENEKNNLLVIELFKNQKKVLIPFVKEIVPLVDIKNNFLIINPPNGLLEL; encoded by the coding sequence ATGATAAATAAAAATGAATGGTTGACTGTTGGATTGATAACATCAAGTCATGGAATTAATGGACAGGTAAAGGTTAAATCTCTAAGTGATTTTGAAGAAAGATTTTTAAAACCGGGAACTAGATGGTTACAAAAAGAAAATGAACTTCCTTCAAAAATAGAACTTTTATCTGGTTTCAAACAGCCTGGCAAAGAAACATTCATAGTTAAGTTCCAAGGAATAAATACAAGAACCCATGCAGAGCAACTTAAAAAATTTAAAATTCTTGTGAAAGCGGATACACTACCCAAATTAAAAAAGGAAGAATTCCACTTGTTAGAACTTGTAAATCTCGAGGTCAAGACTTTAGAAAATGATGAATTAAAAAAAATTGGGAAAGTTATCAATTTAGAAAATGAGAAAAATAATTTACTTGTTATTGAACTATTTAAAAATCAAAAAAAAGTTCTCATACCATTTGTCAAAGAAATAGTCCCGTTAGTAGATATAAAAAATAATTTTCTAATCATCAATCCTCCAAATGGACTTTTAGAGCTATAA
- the psaC gene encoding photosystem I iron-sulfur center protein PsaC yields the protein MSHAVKIYDTCIGCTQCVRACPLDVLEMVPWDGCKAGQIASSPRTEDCVGCKRCETACPTDFLSIRVYLGDETSRSMGLAY from the coding sequence ATGTCACACGCAGTTAAAATTTATGACACTTGCATTGGTTGTACCCAATGTGTAAGGGCTTGCCCACTTGATGTTTTAGAGATGGTTCCTTGGGACGGCTGTAAAGCTGGCCAAATAGCTTCATCTCCTAGAACAGAAGATTGTGTAGGTTGCAAAAGATGTGAAACCGCATGTCCTACAGATTTCTTAAGTATTCGTGTTTATTTAGGAGATGAGACTTCTAGGAGTATGGGTTTAGCATATTAA
- a CDS encoding DUF3188 domain-containing protein produces MKINKRFILSFVAPFMIFISAIGLIFRDNSKKIFYLPIGLMGIVIILERGMSRQLDRKNILKKIKSYQKNK; encoded by the coding sequence ATGAAAATTAATAAAAGATTTATTTTATCTTTTGTAGCTCCTTTCATGATTTTTATATCTGCCATTGGATTAATATTTAGGGATAATTCCAAGAAGATTTTTTATTTACCTATTGGCTTAATGGGGATTGTAATTATTTTGGAGAGGGGTATGAGCAGACAATTGGATAGAAAAAATATTTTAAAAAAGATAAAGTCTTATCAAAAAAATAAATAA
- the acpP gene encoding acyl carrier protein, translated as MSQEILEKVCSIVSEQLSVEAGEVKSDSNFQNDLGADSLDTVELVMALEEAFDIEIPDEAAEGIATVGDAVKFIEEKKG; from the coding sequence ATGTCACAAGAAATCCTCGAAAAAGTCTGTTCTATTGTTTCAGAACAATTAAGCGTTGAAGCAGGAGAAGTCAAATCAGATTCAAATTTCCAAAATGATTTAGGTGCAGATTCTCTAGATACTGTTGAATTAGTAATGGCTCTTGAAGAAGCATTTGATATTGAAATTCCTGATGAAGCAGCTGAAGGAATAGCAACTGTTGGCGATGCAGTAAAATTCATCGAAGAAAAAAAAGGTTAG